In a genomic window of Bemisia tabaci chromosome 1, PGI_BMITA_v3:
- the eEF2 gene encoding translation elongation factor 2 — protein sequence MVNFTVDEIRVMMDKKRNIRNMSVIAHVDHGKSTLTDSLVSKAGIIASAKAGETRFTDTRKDEQERCITIKSTAISMFFELEDKDLVFITNPDQRDKGEKGFLINLIDSPGHVDFSSEVTAALRVTDGALVVVDCVSGVCVQTETVLRQAIAERIKPVLFMNKMDRALLELQLDSEDLYQTFQRIVENVNVIIATYNDDGGPMGEVRVDPSKGSVGFGSGLHSWAFTLKQFGEMYSEKFGIDTVKLMQKLWGENFFNPKTKKWAKKKDADNKRSFIMYILDPIYKVFDCIMNFKKEETASLLGKLGIELKPEDRDKDGKALLKVVMRTWLPAGDSLLQMIAIHLPSPVVAQKYRVEMLYEGPQDDEAALGVRNCDPNAPLMMYISKMVPTSDKGRFYAFGRVFAGKVASGMKCRIMGPNYVPGKKEDLYEKAIQRTILMMGRYVEAIEDVPCGNICGLVGVDQFLVKTGTISTFKDAHNMRVMKFSVSPVVRVAVEPKNPADLPKLVEGLKRLAKSDPMVQCIIEESGEHIVAGAGELHLEICLKDLEEDHACVPIKKSDPVVSYRETVSEESDQMCLSKSPNKHNRFFMKAQPFPDGLAEDIDNGEVNPRDDFKSRARVLSEKYEYDVTEARKIWSFGPDGSGPNLLVDCTKGVQYLNEIKDSVVAGFQWATKEGVLSEENLRAVRFNIHDVTLHADAIHRGGGQIIPTTRRCLYACLLTASPRLMEPVYQCEIQCPEVAVGGIYGVLNRRRGHVFEEMQIAGTPMFIVKAYLPVNESFGFTADLRSNTGGQAFPQCVFDHWQILPGDPLEPNSRPHAVVNETRKRKGLKEGLPDLQQYLDKL from the exons GTTAACTTTACGGTAGATGAGATCCGGGTCATGATGGACAAGAAGCGGAACATCCGTAACATGTCCGTCATTGCCCATGTGGATCATGGAAAATCAACGCTCACCGACTCGCTGGTTTCTAAGGCGGGTATCATTGCCAGTGCCAAAGCTGGAGAAACCCGTTTCACTGATACCCGTAAGGATGAACAAGAAAGATGTATCACAATCAAATCAAC AGCCATCTCTATGTTCTTTGAGCTTGAAGACAAAGATTTAGTCTTCATCACTAACCCTGACCAGCGTGATAAGGGAGAAAAAGGATTCTTAATCAACTTGATTGACTCTCCTGGGCACGTCGATTTCTCCAGTGAAGTAACTGCAGCTCTCCGTGTGACGGATGGTGCTCTTGTCGTCGTAGACTGTGTCTCAG GTGTGTGCGTGCAGACTGAAACTGTGTTGCGTCAGGCTATTGCTGAGCGTATCAAGCCTGTATTGTTCATGAACAAGATGGACCGTGCTTTGTTAGAACTTCAGCTTGACAGTGAAGATCTTTACCAAACTTTCCAGCGTATTGTCGAAAACGTCAACGTCATCATCGCTACCTACAATGATGATGGTGGTCCCATGGGTGAAGTCCGT GTTGACCCTAGCAAAGGTAGTGTTGGTTTTGGATCTGGTCTCCACAGTTGGGCCTTCACCCTCAAACAGTTTGGTGAGATGTACTCAGAAAAATTCGGAATTGACACTGTCAAGCTCATGCAGAA GTTGTGGGGAGAGAACTTCTTTAACCCCAAAACGAAGAAGTGGGCAAAGAAGAAGGATGCTGACAACAAGCGTTCATTCATCATGTACATTTTAGATCCTATTTACAAG GTTTTCGATTGCATCATGAACTTCAAGAAAGAGGAAACTGCCTCACTTCTGGGTAAATTAGGCATTGAATTGAAACCAGAAGACAGAGACAAGGACGGCAAAGCTTTACTCAAAGTTGTAATGAGAACTTGGCTGCCAGCTGGTGACTCACTTCTTCAAATGATAGCCATCCATTTACCCTCACCTGTCGTTGCTCAAAAATACCGTGTTGAAATGCTGTACGAAGGACCTCAAGACGATGAGGCTGCTCTTGGAGTTAGG AACTGCGACCCCAACGCTCCTCTCATGATGTACATCTCCAAAATGGTACCGACTTCTGACAAGGGTAGATTCTACGCCTTTGGACGTGTTTTCGCTGGCAAG gTTGCATCAGGTATGAAGTGCCGTATCATGGGACCAAACTATGTCCCTGGCAAGAAGGAAGACTTGTATGAAAAAGCAATCCAAAGAACAATCCTCATGATGGGTCGTTATGTTGAAGCCATTGAAGATGTACCATGCGGTAACATCTGTGGTTTGGTCGGAGTGGATCAATTCTTGGTGAAAACCGGAACTATCTCCACATTCAAGGATGCCCACAACATGAGAGTCATGAAATTCAGTGTTTCCCCTGTTGTGCGAGTTGCTGTGGAGCCCAAGAATCCAGCTGATTTACCTAAGCTTGTGGAAG GTCTCAAACGTCTAGCCAAATCAGACCCTATGGTACAATGTATAATTGAAGAGTCTGGTGAACACATCGTTGCTGGAGCTGGTGAGCTACATTTAGAAATTTGTTTGAAG GATTTGGAAGAAGATCATGCCTGCGTCCCAATCAAGAAATCAGATCCTGTTGTGTCATACCGTGAGACTGTTTCGGAAGAATCCGACCAAATGTGTCTGAGCAAATCGCCCAACAAGCACAACCGTTTCTTCATGAAGGCCCAACCTTTCCCAGACGGTCTTGCTGAAGATATTGACAAC GGTGAAGTCAATCCAAGAGACGATTTCAAGAGTCGTGCTCGTGTGTTGTCCGAGAAGTATGAATACGATGTGACTGAAGCACGTAAAATCTGGTCTTTCGGTCCTGACGGAAGTGGTCCCAATCTTCTTGTGGATTGTACTAAGGGAGTCCAGTATCTGAACGAAATCAAAGACTCAGTTGTGGCCGGTTTCCAATGGGCTACAAAAGAAGGTGTACTTTCTGAGGAGAACTTGCGTGCCGTTAGATTCAACATTCATGATGTAACACTTCATGCTGATGCCATTCACAGAGGAGGTGGTCAGATTATTCCCACCACCCGTCGTTGCTTGTATGCGTGTTTGTTAACAGCTTCGCCCCGTCTTATGGAGCCTGTGTACCAGTGTGAAATTCAG tgtCCTGAAGTAGCTGTTGGAGGTATTTATGGTGTATTAAATAGAAGGCGAGGTCACGTATTTGAAGAAATGCAAATAGCTGGTACTCCTATGTTCATCGTAAAGGCGTATCTACCCGTAAATGAATCATTTGGCTTTACCGCTGACTTGAGAAGTAATACTGGAGGCCAAGCTTTCCCACAGTGTGTATTCGACCACTGGCAAATCTTACCTGGTGACCCACTCGAACCCAACTCTCGTCCACACGCCGTTGTCAACGAAACAAGGAAGCGAAAGGGATTGAAGGAAGGACTTCCTGATTTACAACAGTACCTAGACAAATTATAG